The proteins below come from a single Argentina anserina chromosome 1, drPotAnse1.1, whole genome shotgun sequence genomic window:
- the LOC126803581 gene encoding (-)-germacrene D synthase-like, whose product MIRRTVKETLVEEGAAEDLSSVAMKVINLQRLGVSYHFEDEICEILQQIFDKDNVPHDDLHQNNSDLYAVALRFRLLRQQGHNVSCDKYFSNLKDNDGIFKESLISDTKGLLSLYEATHLRIKGDDILDQALTFTTTHLKSATRRDLSSPLLKQVTHALYQPLWKGIPRMEVRHYLSIYQEDDSHNETLLCFAKLDFNLLQQLYQKELFEITRWWKDVDFMKHLSFARDRVVECYLSALGVYFEPKYYFPRRTLSKFIYMVAVIDDMYDAHGTFEELELFNEAIQRWDISAKNQLPNYMKVCYQTLLDVYTELEEYLAREGNLYGIYYARESMKRHVGGYMKETRWFHSAYTPKLDEYMPLAALTSLYSLAIVAVVGMGNAATKDSLDWLLTDPPIVNASSVIGRLLNDVMSYQFEQKRGHNASSVELYVKEYGVTEEVAKLALTKQVDDAWKVINKAWLHPTRIPLPLLMRPLNLARVMEILYKFEDAFTNAGVELKNFATEVLIESVPIA is encoded by the exons ATGATCAGAAGGACCG TCAAAGAAACTCTAGTGGAGGAAGGTGCTGCTGAAGACTTGTCTTCAGTTGCTATGAAAG ttattaacctTCAACGCTTAGGCGTGTCCTACCATTTCGAGGATGAGATTTGTGAAATTTTGCAACAAATATTTGACAAGGACAATGTCCCACATGATGATCTTCATCAAAATAATTCTGACCTTTATGCAGTTGCTCTTCGTTTCCGATTGCTTAGACAACAAGGGCACAATGTTTCATGTG ACAAGTACTTCAGCAATTTGAAGGACAATGATGGGATATTCAAGGAATCACTTATCAGTGATACAAAAGGACTACTAAGTTTATATGAAGCTACGCATCTTCGGATAAAAGGTGATGATATACTTGACCAGGCATTAACCTTCACCACAACTCATCTCAAGTCTGCAACACGTCGAGATTTAAGCTCCCCActtttgaaacaagtaactcaCGCCTTGTATCAGCCACTTTGGAAGGGAATACCAAGGATGGAAGTGAGGCATTACTTGTCTATCTACCAGGAAGATGATTCTCATAATGAAACTCTCTTATGTTTTGCCAAACTGGATTTCAACCTATTGCAGCAACTCTATCAAAAAGAACTGTTTGAAATTACAAG GTGGTGGAAGGATGTGGACTTCATGAAGCACTTATCTTTTGCTAGAGATAGGGTGGTTGAGTGTTACTTAAGTGCCTTGGGAGTTTATTTTGAGCCGAAATACTACTTTCCTAGGAGGACATTAAGTAAATTCATTTACATGGTAGCCGTAATTGATGACATGTATGATGCTCATGGCACATTTGAAGAACTAGAGCTCTTTAATGAAGCTATTCAGAG GTGGGATATATCTGCCAAAAATCAATTACCAAACTATATGAAAGTCTGTTATCAGACGCTGTTAGATGTCTACACAGAACTCGAAGAATATCTTGCAAGAGAGGGAAACTTGTATGGCATTTACTATGCAAGAGAATCA ATGAAAAGGCACGTCGGTGGTTACATGAAAGAAACTAGATGGTTTCACTCGGCATACACCCCAAAACTGGATGAATACATGCCCCTAGCAGCACTTACATCCTTGTATTCACTTGCAATCGTAGCCGTTGTTGGAATGGGGAATGCAGCTACAAAAGACTCCTTGGATTGGTTACTCACTGATCCTCCTATTGTAAACGCTTCATCTGTAATCGGCAGACTCTTAAATGACGTTATGTCATATCAG TTTGAACAAAAAAGAGGGCATAATGCTTCATCTGTGGAATTATACGTGAAAGAATATGGTGTTACAGAAGAGGTAGCCAAGCTTGCATTGACTAAGCAAGTGGATGATGCATGGAAGGTCATTAACAAAGCTTGGCTCCACCCTACCCGAATCCCATTGCCGCTTCTAATGCGGCCTCTCAACCTTGCGCGAGTTATGGAAATTTTGTACAAGTTTGAAGATGCCTTTACAAACGCAGGGGTTGAGCTCAAGAATTTTGCGACAGAAGTGCTTATCGAATCGGTGCCTATTGCATAA